Proteins from a genomic interval of Caulobacter sp. NIBR1757:
- a CDS encoding DUF3309 family protein — translation MLGTILIIVLILALIGSLPTWGHSRSWGYFPSGGLGLVLVIVIVLLLMGRI, via the coding sequence ATGCTCGGCACGATCCTCATCATCGTCCTGATCCTCGCCCTCATCGGCTCGCTGCCGACCTGGGGCCACTCGCGCAGCTGGGGCTACTTCCCCAGTGGCGGCCTCGGCCTGGTGCTGGTGATCGTCATCGTCCTGCTGCTGATGGGACGAATTTAG
- a CDS encoding DUF983 domain-containing protein, which yields MSNTSDVRRPVGLGIKRGLKHRCPNCGEGELFARYLKVNAECAACGHDLSQYRADDGPAYLTILLVGHLIVAPAFFFPVMWETSPWIIVPAALAALTAAVLTLLPRIKGGFIGLLWANRVTKDQPA from the coding sequence ATGTCCAATACCAGTGACGTCCGCCGGCCCGTGGGCCTCGGCATCAAGCGCGGCCTCAAGCACCGTTGCCCCAACTGCGGCGAGGGCGAGCTGTTCGCCCGCTACCTGAAGGTCAACGCCGAGTGCGCCGCCTGCGGCCACGACCTGTCGCAGTACCGCGCCGACGACGGCCCGGCCTATCTGACCATCCTGCTGGTCGGCCACCTGATCGTCGCCCCGGCCTTCTTCTTCCCCGTCATGTGGGAAACCAGCCCCTGGATCATCGTCCCCGCCGCCCTTGCGGCCCTGACCGCCGCGGTGCTGACCCTGCTGCCGCGCATCAAGGGTGGTTTCATCGGCCTGCTGTGGGCCAACCGGGTGACCAAGGACCAGCCGGCCTGA
- a CDS encoding low specificity L-threonine aldolase → MTDARYDFASDNVAGAMPEVMEALIAANAGTASGYGTDHVSARAADLIREALGADADIRFTASGTAANAVALAALAQPHEAVLAHEHAHVCTDETGAPGFFGHGVGLIGLPGPSGKIDLPALTEALSQPDVSYRQPAAALSLTQATEYGTVYAQADLEALIQPVKAMGYGVHLDGARLANAVAAGFDLKSVAKMGVDILIMGGTKSGSTPTEAVVLLNKALARRFDARLKHAGQLVSKGRYLAAPWIGLLETGAWSVRAAHANAMARRLAAQMPFPVRHPVEANGLFVEMDEAALDRLRGQGWFVYRFLDGTVRFMCSWATTPDMVDELGAALKAVS, encoded by the coding sequence ATGACCGACGCCCGCTACGACTTCGCCTCCGACAACGTCGCCGGGGCCATGCCCGAGGTGATGGAGGCGTTGATCGCCGCCAACGCCGGGACCGCCTCCGGCTATGGGACCGATCATGTCTCGGCCCGGGCCGCCGACCTGATCCGCGAAGCCCTGGGCGCCGACGCCGACATCCGCTTCACCGCCTCGGGCACCGCCGCCAACGCCGTCGCCCTGGCCGCACTGGCCCAACCGCACGAGGCGGTGCTGGCCCACGAGCATGCCCACGTCTGCACCGACGAGACCGGCGCTCCCGGCTTCTTCGGCCATGGCGTCGGCCTGATCGGGTTGCCCGGCCCGTCGGGCAAGATCGATCTGCCGGCCCTGACCGAGGCGCTCAGCCAACCCGACGTCAGCTACCGCCAGCCGGCCGCCGCCCTGTCCCTGACCCAGGCCACCGAATACGGCACGGTCTACGCGCAGGCCGACCTCGAGGCCCTGATCCAGCCCGTGAAGGCCATGGGCTACGGCGTCCACCTCGACGGCGCCCGCCTGGCCAACGCCGTCGCCGCCGGCTTCGACCTCAAGTCGGTCGCGAAGATGGGCGTCGACATCCTGATCATGGGCGGCACCAAGTCCGGCTCGACGCCGACCGAGGCCGTGGTCCTGCTCAACAAGGCGCTGGCCCGGCGGTTCGATGCCCGCCTCAAGCACGCCGGCCAGCTGGTGTCCAAGGGCCGCTACCTCGCCGCCCCCTGGATCGGCCTGCTGGAAACCGGCGCCTGGTCGGTCCGCGCCGCCCACGCCAACGCCATGGCCCGGCGGCTGGCCGCCCAGATGCCGTTCCCCGTGCGCCATCCGGTCGAGGCCAACGGCCTGTTCGTCGAGATGGACGAGGCGGCGCTTGACCGGCTGAGGGGCCAGGGCTGGTTCGTCTACCGCTTCCTCGACGGCACGGTCCGCTTCATGTGCAGCTGGGCGACCACGCCGGACATGGTCGATGAGCTGGGCGCGGCGCTGAAGGCCGTATCCTGA
- a CDS encoding SRPBCC domain-containing protein, with the protein MTTNDAGDRVLIDLTIAAPVETVWAALRDPAQVARWFGWESDSLAAEVDFIFVEHATADEATGVIAFNGTSDRFELTVAGAGSRLRVIRAAPADGAAWTDVYEDMTEGWIMFVQQLKFGLEKEGLAPRRTLWLSLPKGEREGDRPLAALGLADLRSGHVGDAVSRVLPTGDTVSGNLWHVSKYQVAVTVDAWAGLLNVHDAGGWTVGGGHGPGMVMITAYGLDDAAFSELEDRWKAWWTETYPPAP; encoded by the coding sequence ATGACCACCAACGACGCCGGGGACCGCGTCCTCATCGACCTGACCATCGCCGCCCCGGTCGAGACCGTCTGGGCCGCCCTGCGCGATCCGGCCCAGGTCGCCCGCTGGTTCGGCTGGGAGTCCGACAGCCTGGCGGCCGAGGTCGATTTCATCTTCGTCGAGCACGCCACCGCCGACGAGGCGACCGGCGTCATCGCCTTCAACGGCACCAGCGACCGCTTCGAGCTGACCGTCGCCGGGGCCGGCAGCCGCCTGCGGGTCATCCGCGCCGCCCCCGCCGACGGCGCGGCCTGGACTGACGTCTACGAAGACATGACCGAGGGCTGGATCATGTTCGTCCAGCAGCTGAAGTTCGGCCTCGAAAAGGAAGGCCTCGCCCCCCGCCGCACCCTGTGGCTGTCGCTGCCCAAGGGCGAGCGCGAGGGGGATCGGCCCCTCGCCGCCCTGGGCCTCGCCGACTTGCGCAGCGGCCACGTCGGCGACGCCGTCAGCCGTGTCCTGCCGACCGGCGACACGGTCAGTGGCAACCTCTGGCACGTCTCGAAATATCAGGTGGCCGTGACGGTCGACGCCTGGGCGGGCCTGCTCAACGTCCACGATGCCGGCGGCTGGACCGTCGGCGGCGGCCACGGCCCCGGCATGGTGATGATCACCGCCTACGGGCTGGATGATGCGGCCTTCAGTGAGCTTGAGGACCGCTGGAAGGCCTGGTGGACGGAGACCTATCCGCCTGCACCGTAA
- a CDS encoding winged helix-turn-helix domain-containing protein translates to MALLDDADRVRTALSPIRRRMLTALQSPGSAASLAVALNMPRQKVGYHLKALEEAGLVNLVEQRQRRGFTERLFTASADAYLVDPDLLAGPAPEALTQDRYAADHLIRTAAETVREVGRMRQTADAEGRRLLTFTLDAEIAFAAPGDIERFAARLTETIAALAAEFDSPGGRPYRLIAATHPAKGSKNR, encoded by the coding sequence ATGGCCCTGCTCGACGACGCCGACCGCGTGAGGACCGCCCTCTCGCCGATCCGCCGCCGGATGCTGACCGCCCTGCAGTCGCCGGGCTCGGCCGCCAGCCTGGCCGTCGCCCTGAACATGCCGCGCCAGAAGGTCGGCTATCACCTCAAGGCCCTGGAGGAGGCGGGCCTGGTCAATCTCGTCGAGCAACGCCAGCGCCGGGGCTTCACCGAACGGCTGTTCACCGCCAGCGCCGACGCCTACCTGGTCGATCCCGACCTGCTGGCCGGCCCGGCCCCCGAAGCCCTGACCCAGGACCGCTACGCCGCCGACCACCTGATCCGCACCGCCGCCGAAACCGTCCGCGAGGTCGGCCGCATGCGCCAGACCGCAGACGCCGAGGGCCGCCGCCTGCTGACCTTCACCCTCGACGCCGAAATCGCCTTCGCCGCCCCCGGCGACATCGAACGCTTCGCCGCCCGCCTGACCGAGACCATCGCCGCCCTGGCCGCCGAATTCGACAGCCCCGGCGGCCGCCCCTATCGCCTGATCGCCGCCACCCACCCCGCCAAAGGAAGCAAGAACCGATGA